In the genome of Capra hircus breed San Clemente chromosome 5, ASM170441v1, whole genome shotgun sequence, one region contains:
- the TUBA1A gene encoding tubulin alpha-1A chain has translation MRECISIHVGQAGVQIGNACWELYCLEHGIQPDGQMPSDKTIGGGDDSFNTFFSETGAGKHVPRAVFVDLEPTVIDEVRTGTYRQLFHPEQLITGKEDAANNYARGHYTIGKEIIDLVLDRIRKLADQCTGLQGFLVFHSFGGGTGSGFTSLLMERLSVDYGKKSKLEFSIYPAPQVSTAVVEPYNSILTTHTTLEHSDCAFMVDNEAIYDICRRNLDIERPTYTNLNRLIGQIVSSITASLRFDGALNVDLTEFQTNLVPYPRIHFPLATYAPVISAEKAYHEQLSVAEITNACFEPANQMVKCDPRHGKYMACCLLYRGDVVPKDVNAAIATIKTKRTIQFVDWCPTGFKVGINYQPPTVVPGGDLAKVQRAVCMLSNTTAIAEAWARLDHKFDLMYAKRAFVHWYVGEGMEEGEFSEAREDMAALEKDYEEVGVDSVEGEGEEEGEEY, from the exons ATG CGTGAGTGCATCTCCATCCACGTTGGCCAGGCTGGTGTCCAGATCGGCAATGCCTGCTGGGAGCTCTACTGCCTGGAACACGGCATTCAGCCTGATGGCCAGATGCCAAGTGACAAGACTATTGGGGGAGGAGACGACTCCTTCAATACCTTCTTCAGTGAGACAGGCGCTGGCAAGCATGTGCCCAGGGCAGTGTTTGTAGACCTGGAACCCACAGTCATTG ATGAGGTTCGCACTGGCACCTACCGCCAGCTCTTCCACCCTGAACAGCTCATCACAGGCAAAGAAGATGCTGCCAACAACTATGCCCGAGGTCACTACACCATTGGCAAGGAGATCATTGACCTCGTCTTGGACCGAATTCGGAAACTG GCTGACCAGTGCACAGGTCTTCAGGGCTTCTTGGTTTTCCACAGCTTTGGTGGGGGAACTGGTTCTGGGTTCACCTCCCTGCTGATGGAACGCCTCTCTGTCGACTATGGCAAGAAGTCCAAGCTGGAGTTCTCCATTTACCCAGCCCCCCAGGTTTCCACAGCTGTGGTTGAGCCCTACAACTCCATCCTCACCACTCACACCACCCTGGAGCACTCTGATTGTGCCTTCATGGTAGATAATGAGGCCATCTATGACATCTGCCGTAGAAATCTCGATATTGAGCGCCCGACATATACTAACCTGAATAGGTTGATAGGTCAAATTGTGTCCTCCATCACTGCTTCCCTGAGGTTTGATGGTGCCCTGAATGTGGATCTGACAGAGTTCCAGACCAACCTGGTGCCCTATCCCCGCATCCACTTCCCTCTGGCCACATACGCCCCTGTCATCTCTGCTGAGAAAGCCTACCATGAACAGCTTTCTGTAGCAGAGATCACCAATGCTTGCTTTGAGCCAGCCAACCAGATGGTGAAATGTGACCCTCGCCATGGTAAATACATGGCCTGCTGCCTGTTGTACCGTGGCGACGTGGTTCCCAAAGATGTCAATGCTGCCATTGCCACCATCAAGACCAAGCGTACCATCCAGTTTGTGGACTGGTGCCCCACTGGCTTCAAGGTTGGCATTAATTACCAGCCTCCCACTGTGGTACCTGGTGGAGACCTGGCCAAAGTACAGCGAGCTGTGTGCATGCTGAGCAACACCACAGCCATCGCTGAGGCCTGGGCTCGCCTGGACCACAAGTTTGACCTGATGTATGCCAAGCGTGCCTTTGTTCACTGGTACGTGGGTGAGGGCATGGAGGAAGGCGAGTTTTCTGAGGCCCGTGAGGACATGGCTGCCCTTGAGAAAGATTATGAGGAGGTTGGTGTGGATTCtgtggaaggagagggagaggaagaaggagaggaatATTAA